In Oryza sativa Japonica Group chromosome 2, ASM3414082v1, the following are encoded in one genomic region:
- the LOC4329138 gene encoding uncharacterized protein isoform X2, translating to MVFCEEALASKQCFGDCFLHSVCSCLILRYKGIEMLSLGSFKTGAILLGMKLLPMGRKSLFYLTIYGSVVGVGSYAVHYFSTLVASILENFGLSEEMHNPAESTYNLLLRKHLATIYGARLESIHRRTT from the exons atGGTATTCTGCGAAGAAGCATTGGCTAGCAAACAATGTTTTGGGGATTGCTTTCTGCATTCAGTATGCTCTTGTCTTATCTTGAGATATAAG GGAATTGAGATGCTATCACTTGGATCATTCAAAACTGGTGCTATTCTCTTG GGGATGAAATTGTTACCAATGGGAAGGAAAAGTTTATTTTACCTCACAATTTATGGATCTGTG GTAGGGGTTGGCTCCTATGCTGTACACTATTTCTCCACATTGGTTGCTTCTATTCTGGAAAATTTTGGTTTAAGTGAAGAGATGCACAACCCT GCAGAAAGCACATATAATCTATTGTTAAGGAAACATCTCGCAACGATCTACGGGGCGAGGTTGGAGTCCATCCACAGGAGGACGACGTGA
- the LOC4329138 gene encoding uncharacterized protein isoform X5: MVFCEEALASKQCFGDCFLHSVCSCLILRYKGIEMLSLGSFKTGAILLGMKLLPMGRKSLFYLTIYGSVVGVGSYAVHYFSTLVASILENFGLSEEMHNPKAHIIYC; this comes from the exons atGGTATTCTGCGAAGAAGCATTGGCTAGCAAACAATGTTTTGGGGATTGCTTTCTGCATTCAGTATGCTCTTGTCTTATCTTGAGATATAAG GGAATTGAGATGCTATCACTTGGATCATTCAAAACTGGTGCTATTCTCTTG GGGATGAAATTGTTACCAATGGGAAGGAAAAGTTTATTTTACCTCACAATTTATGGATCTGTG GTAGGGGTTGGCTCCTATGCTGTACACTATTTCTCCACATTGGTTGCTTCTATTCTGGAAAATTTTGGTTTAAGTGAAGAGATGCACAACCCT AAAGCACATATAATCTATTGTTAA
- the LOC4329138 gene encoding uncharacterized protein isoform X1, producing the protein MPTPPPPPHRGATSCSTRPPPPRAAAAVVAVDRRLRLAHLRQCRAVPQPLRPQQAQGEEGKQVLEVLGVHVEPAVLGHGGRGDHGHRSRQWSRKLPGWQDFVGIITLLIMNSTISFIEENNAGNATATLMGRLAPRAKRTQNRALLEQLATIVNDDKGTNRPQQGG; encoded by the exons atgccgacgccgccgccgcctccccatcgCGGTGCCACCTCCTGCTCtacccggccgcctccgcctcgcgctGCCGCTGCTGTCGTCGCTGTCGATCGCCGTCTCCGGCTGGCTCACCTCCGCCAATGCCGAGCAGTGCCTCAACCTCTTCGGCCCCAACAAGCTCAAGGAGAAGAAG gaAAGCAAGTTCTTGAGGTTCTTGGGGTTCATGTCGAACCCGCTGTCCTGGGTCATGGAGGCCGCGGCGATCATGGCCATCGCTCTCGCCAATGGAGTA GGAAGCTGCCGGGCTGGCAGGACTTCGTGGGCATCATCACACTGCTCATAATGAACTCCACAATCAGTTTCATTGAGGAGAACAATGCCGGCAATGCCACCGCCACTCTCATGGGCCGCCTCGCCCCAAGGGCCAAG CGGACACAGAATCGAGCTCTCCTTGAGCAGCTTGCCACCATTGTCAACGATGACAAGGGGACGAATCGGCCACAACAGGGAGGCTAA
- the LOC4329138 gene encoding uncharacterized protein isoform X3, with protein sequence MVFCEEALASKQCFGDCFLHSGIEMLSLGSFKTGAILLGMKLLPMGRKSLFYLTIYGSVYSDVQVGVGSYAVHYFSTLVASILENFGLSEEMHNPAESTYNLLLRKHLATIYGARLESIHRRTT encoded by the exons atGGTATTCTGCGAAGAAGCATTGGCTAGCAAACAATGTTTTGGGGATTGCTTTCTGCATTCA GGAATTGAGATGCTATCACTTGGATCATTCAAAACTGGTGCTATTCTCTTG GGGATGAAATTGTTACCAATGGGAAGGAAAAGTTTATTTTACCTCACAATTTATGGATCTGTG TATTCCGATGTTCAGGTAGGGGTTGGCTCCTATGCTGTACACTATTTCTCCACATTGGTTGCTTCTATTCTGGAAAATTTTGGTTTAAGTGAAGAGATGCACAACCCT GCAGAAAGCACATATAATCTATTGTTAAGGAAACATCTCGCAACGATCTACGGGGCGAGGTTGGAGTCCATCCACAGGAGGACGACGTGA
- the LOC4329138 gene encoding uncharacterized protein isoform X6, whose amino-acid sequence MVFCEEALASKQCFGDCFLHSGIEMLSLGSFKTGAILLGMKLLPMGRKSLFYLTIYGSVYSDVQVGVGSYAVHYFSTLVASILENFGLSEEMHNPKAHIIYC is encoded by the exons atGGTATTCTGCGAAGAAGCATTGGCTAGCAAACAATGTTTTGGGGATTGCTTTCTGCATTCA GGAATTGAGATGCTATCACTTGGATCATTCAAAACTGGTGCTATTCTCTTG GGGATGAAATTGTTACCAATGGGAAGGAAAAGTTTATTTTACCTCACAATTTATGGATCTGTG TATTCCGATGTTCAGGTAGGGGTTGGCTCCTATGCTGTACACTATTTCTCCACATTGGTTGCTTCTATTCTGGAAAATTTTGGTTTAAGTGAAGAGATGCACAACCCT AAAGCACATATAATCTATTGTTAA
- the LOC4329138 gene encoding uncharacterized protein isoform X4 has protein sequence MVFCEEALASKQCFGDCFLHSGIEMLSLGSFKTGAILLGMKLLPMGRKSLFYLTIYGSVVGVGSYAVHYFSTLVASILENFGLSEEMHNPAESTYNLLLRKHLATIYGARLESIHRRTT, from the exons atGGTATTCTGCGAAGAAGCATTGGCTAGCAAACAATGTTTTGGGGATTGCTTTCTGCATTCA GGAATTGAGATGCTATCACTTGGATCATTCAAAACTGGTGCTATTCTCTTG GGGATGAAATTGTTACCAATGGGAAGGAAAAGTTTATTTTACCTCACAATTTATGGATCTGTG GTAGGGGTTGGCTCCTATGCTGTACACTATTTCTCCACATTGGTTGCTTCTATTCTGGAAAATTTTGGTTTAAGTGAAGAGATGCACAACCCT GCAGAAAGCACATATAATCTATTGTTAAGGAAACATCTCGCAACGATCTACGGGGCGAGGTTGGAGTCCATCCACAGGAGGACGACGTGA
- the LOC4329138 gene encoding uncharacterized protein isoform X7, with amino-acid sequence MVFCEEALASKQCFGDCFLHSGIEMLSLGSFKTGAILLGMKLLPMGRKSLFYLTIYGSVVGVGSYAVHYFSTLVASILENFGLSEEMHNPKAHIIYC; translated from the exons atGGTATTCTGCGAAGAAGCATTGGCTAGCAAACAATGTTTTGGGGATTGCTTTCTGCATTCA GGAATTGAGATGCTATCACTTGGATCATTCAAAACTGGTGCTATTCTCTTG GGGATGAAATTGTTACCAATGGGAAGGAAAAGTTTATTTTACCTCACAATTTATGGATCTGTG GTAGGGGTTGGCTCCTATGCTGTACACTATTTCTCCACATTGGTTGCTTCTATTCTGGAAAATTTTGGTTTAAGTGAAGAGATGCACAACCCT AAAGCACATATAATCTATTGTTAA